A genomic region of Methanothermobacter thermautotrophicus str. Delta H contains the following coding sequences:
- the fni gene encoding type 2 isopentenyl-diphosphate Delta-isomerase: MISDRKLEHLILCASCDVEYRKKTGFEDIEIVHRAIPEINKEKIDISLDFLGRELSSPVMISAITGGHPASMKINRELARAAEKLGIALGLGSQRAGVEHPELEGTYTIAREEAPSAMLIGNIGSSHIEYAERAVEMIDADALAVHLNPLQESIQPGGDVDSSGALESISAIVESVDVPVMVKETGAGICSEDAIELESCGVSAIDVAGAGGTSWAAVETYRADDRYLGELFWDWGIPTAASTVEVVESVSIPVIASGGIRSGIDAAKAISLGAEMVGIALPVLEAAGHGYREVIKVIEGFNEALRTAMYLAGAETLDDLKKSPVIITGHTGEWLNQRGFETKKYARRS; encoded by the coding sequence ATGATTTCGGATAGGAAACTGGAGCATCTGATCCTGTGCGCCAGCTGTGATGTTGAGTACAGGAAGAAGACAGGCTTCGAGGATATTGAGATAGTTCACAGAGCCATACCTGAAATAAACAAGGAAAAGATAGATATAAGCCTTGATTTTCTCGGCAGGGAATTATCATCTCCTGTAATGATAAGTGCAATCACAGGCGGCCACCCGGCCTCCATGAAGATAAACAGGGAACTTGCCAGGGCGGCAGAGAAACTTGGAATAGCACTTGGACTTGGAAGTCAGAGGGCCGGGGTGGAGCACCCTGAACTTGAGGGGACCTACACCATCGCAAGGGAGGAGGCACCCTCAGCAATGCTCATAGGTAACATTGGAAGTTCACATATCGAATACGCTGAAAGGGCCGTGGAGATGATAGATGCAGACGCCCTGGCAGTGCACCTCAACCCACTCCAGGAGTCCATACAGCCCGGAGGAGACGTTGACTCATCAGGGGCCCTCGAGTCCATATCAGCAATAGTTGAGTCAGTGGACGTCCCGGTAATGGTGAAGGAGACAGGGGCAGGTATATGCTCAGAGGATGCCATTGAACTTGAATCCTGTGGTGTATCAGCCATAGATGTTGCAGGTGCAGGCGGCACCAGCTGGGCTGCCGTGGAAACATACCGGGCGGATGACAGGTACCTCGGAGAACTCTTCTGGGACTGGGGCATACCAACCGCTGCAAGCACCGTGGAGGTCGTGGAATCTGTCAGCATCCCGGTAATAGCATCAGGGGGTATCAGGAGCGGGATCGACGCCGCCAAGGCAATATCCCTCGGTGCAGAAATGGTGGGGATTGCACTCCCGGTCCTTGAAGCAGCGGGGCATGGCTACAGGGAAGTTATTAAGGTAATTGAGGGATTCAATGAGGCCCTCAGGACTGCAATGTACCTGGCAGGTGCAGAGACACTTGACGATCTTAAAAAATCACCAGTCATAATAACAGGCCATACAGGAGAATGGCTGAACCAAAGGGGCTTTGAAACTAAAAAATACGCCAGGAGGTCATAA